The Zingiber officinale cultivar Zhangliang chromosome 2A, Zo_v1.1, whole genome shotgun sequence genomic sequence ttaaattaaaatttataaattaattaaatattaactaaaattaaaaattaaattaaattaaaaatcataagttaattaatatattaattataaattaaatttaaaatcataattaattaaattattaattaaaaattatatagagacattaaataaaaaataaaaaaataaaagaaatatgatttataatgtagggtctaaaaaaaattataggaaaattTTTTGATTGTAGAGAggataataaatttttatatttttgagatGATAATGACATGACATattgagaataaaaaaaaatcttattggtAGTTTTAACCCTACCATATATGTGAGTTCATCTATGATTTAGTCTAAGTTGTTCAATTGACTAAACGTAAATGTTAGGtgtacaaaatatttattttgaataaaaggTGAATGAATAATTCATACTTCAGCGATAAGTTGATATTCACAGTTTGATTCTCAGTTATAATatattgtaaaatatttttctttagtGGAATGACAAATTTAGGATATTAGGTTATTGAACCATCCGTTATGAGTACTTTTGAATTTATCCTGATAATCGATGAAAATTTTCATAGAATCAAATTGATCATCACAGTATTAATCGACCTGAAAGGCATATGGTGctagttaaaaaaaatagattaagggCTTGAAGAAAGACTAGGGGTGGGCATAATTCGGTTCAAACCGGAAAAACCGACCGAACCGAAAATtttcggttttttttttttggttttttcgGGGTTTCGCCCGGTTtcggtttaagtttttaaaaattcggTTATTCGGTTCGGTTTCCGGTTTTGACTCCCAAAAAACCGAAAAAACCGAACCGACCGTATTAtacttaaaacattatttttatggatattggATCATACAAGTGGATTAGtttctaatcatttataatataatagcataatcaaattatatatttatatttacttattgttaccggataacaaaattttagtattactttaaattcataattattttaataaattgatagTTTTTCTTGGTCTCTAAACTAATATTTGTAATAgcacaaaatcaatttaatttattgtATAAACCGTATATAACCGACCGTATAAATCGGAccgtattataataaaaatcgAACCGAACCGTAATAAAATAGTTTGGTTTTGgatcaaaaatctttaaaaccgaAACCGAAAAAATAAAACCGTAGTAAGGTAAAACCGGACCAAACCGGCCGATGCCCACCCCTAAGAAAGACTAAAGCATAAAGGTTTAAATTTCTTGATAATTTAGGGTTTAGCTAAGAGAAATCTACAAAGACAGTAGGTAATTCAAGATTCAATGAACACAAATGTTACAAAGAGAGTAGGTGCCATTATTCTAGTTGTGATATCTTTTGAATTATGTTTTCCTCCACATATACACATTAATAATTGTTTAGTGTAATTTAAGATTTTTATGTTCTAAAATAACAACATCTGAAACAAAAATAGAGTTCATTAATAGATTTTAAAGCTGAATTCCTAAGATAGTTATATAGGAAACTACTTAACAACCAAAGGGAATGTAAATCTAACATTAGAAGTCAAATTAATTGATACTTATATGAATAAAAAGAGAATATATTGCTTCCAAGGCAATGGTGCAATAGCTGAATACCTTCTTAATTTCTCAGACGTCTAAAGATTGAGTCCAAACTTCGACGAATTAATgaatgaaatttttttaataggTGGTTGATCTAATAATATTGGGTTGATGAACCACCCGTAATAGTGGTTGGTGAGAAATTTCTATAAAGCCGAATAAGTATTAAAAAGCCTAAGCTGAATATTTAGTACCAActtacaaaaaatatatatatatatatatatcacattgCAATTATTTTTTTGTTCAAAAAAGGATTAAGAAGGTTATAAATGATCGAAATATCTTCTTATGTCATGTCTTAACAAACCTCCCTTTAATCTAAGCCATCTTGATTTGCCTAACTTTGTTTCCTcgcatatttttaaataaataatttctaaCTTGAAATTGGATATATATACATTCCAATTAGAATTTCATTATTTGATCATGATTAAATTTTAACattaattcaaaatcaatgaTCATAATCAAGCCTTAATGGTACATTATGTTACCTTAATGAATCTTTATAAATAATCTATAGACCTTGGCATCTCtctttatatttgttttatctttGAATCCTCATGGAAAACTCTTCCAAGACATTTAGTCTAGTCGATTGTTCCTTGGTTGAAAGGCTTTGGATGAACTCGGAAGAAGAAGTGCGAGCAAAAGTGTCCATGCCCTACTATCCCTACCGGTGCAAGAAGTGTCACAAAAGATTTTCAACAAAGCAAGCATTAGGTGGACACCAAAATGGCCACAACTACGAGAAGAAATTGATGATGTCCACCTTCCCGCATCGTGCCACTTCAACTATTCCCGAAAACTTCTCGGTGATCAACTCTATACACAAACCAACGGCTTCTATAAACGCAATGAATCACTCGGTGGTTTGGTCGTTACGAGATCATCAAAATCATTATCAGGAGGCTCTTGAAGAAGATCATCGGCCTCACCATTTCCGGTTTGTTTCACCGGTTCAAGAGGTTGCAAGAAAGGATGACGAGAAGGTTAAAGTAGCGACCATTAACTTTCTCGATGCTGATTTATCTCAAAAAGATTGGATGTGTGCCAATGATATGGATCGTGATTACGATAAAGCTAATCTCGATGTTGGCTTAGACTTGAGCTTGCACCTCTAGCTAGTAGGTTCAAGCTTCCTCTTCATTTTACTATCACTTCATGTCTCTTGTTTGTAATACCTTTGTAATGGAGTAGATCCTCCGATTCTTAGGATGTAAGAAGTATTTGTGATGCAATGTTGATGTATGAATTATGTACTTGtttattttcttattcaatgaaaTATTTACGACTTGTTATTGCAATCGAAAAAGATGAGAATGGAAGATCCAAATGGTCTTCAGCTTCACTTGACAGTGTTTTCTTTCGAATGAACATTAATattcataaaacaaacaaaatacattacttgttttggttaaaactttatTGCCGATTATCTTGATCATGCTTCAACAAATTAAatagcttcttcttttcttctcttctacGTGAAGGTCTTCAAAGGCTAGAAGAGAAGCTGCGATAATGCCAATTCTGAAGTCATTGAACTGAAGGTCATGCCTGTGCACTGTTGGTTCTTATAAAAACCCAGGTCGCGTGGATTCTAAACAATGAATAAAAACTCGAacataagaaacaagaataagaaagatccAGTTTCATCATGATCGCAtgacataagaaagtaaatacATAAGTTgtaggattgaaagcgctagaggaggggtaaATAGCGGTCGTGACTTTCAC encodes the following:
- the LOC122043552 gene encoding uncharacterized protein LOC122043552 translates to MPYYPYRCKKCHKRFSTKQALGGHQNGHNYEKKLMMSTFPHRATSTIPENFSVINSIHKPTASINAMNHSVVWSLRDHQNHYQEALEEDHRPHHFRFVSPVQEVARKDDEKVKVATINFLDADLSQKDWMCANDMDRDYDKANLDVGLDLSLHL